The Pseudorhodobacter turbinis genome contains a region encoding:
- a CDS encoding NADH:ubiquinone oxidoreductase subunit NDUFA12, with protein MYFLKRLLTWWNSQTINTQVFTWRKGQKVGEDDQGNIFYQTADGKRRWVIFNGEMEASRVSADWHGWLHFTWDEPPTKAPLLHKVWQKPHLENLTGTDAAYAPAGSLRRAAPVDRSDYEAWQPE; from the coding sequence ATGTATTTCCTCAAGCGATTGTTGACATGGTGGAACAGCCAAACGATCAATACGCAGGTTTTTACCTGGCGTAAGGGTCAGAAAGTCGGCGAGGATGATCAGGGTAATATCTTTTACCAGACTGCGGATGGAAAACGCCGCTGGGTGATCTTCAATGGTGAAATGGAAGCATCGCGTGTCTCGGCTGATTGGCATGGTTGGTTGCATTTCACTTGGGATGAGCCACCAACAAAGGCGCCTTTGCTGCATAAAGTCTGGCAAAAGCCGCATCTTGAAAACTTGACCGGAACCGATGCGGCCTATGCGCCTGCGGGCTCTCTTCGGCGGGCTGCCCCCGTGGATCGCTCGGACTATGAGGCATGGCAGCCGGAATAA
- a CDS encoding DUF2155 domain-containing protein — MNRLSVAVLAVFCATSAVGQTAVAARGGVVRWLDKVSGETGDLELSRGQSAQNGRLTIQLDECRYPSDEGPSEAYAHLTILDRLMEEPAFSGWMIATSPALSAMDHSRYDVWILRCITD, encoded by the coding sequence ATGAATCGTCTTTCCGTAGCCGTTCTTGCGGTTTTCTGCGCAACCTCCGCCGTTGGGCAGACTGCGGTAGCGGCCAGAGGCGGCGTTGTCCGTTGGCTGGATAAGGTTTCAGGTGAAACGGGCGATTTGGAATTGTCGCGCGGGCAATCGGCCCAAAACGGGCGGTTGACGATCCAGCTTGATGAATGCCGCTATCCATCCGATGAGGGCCCGAGCGAGGCTTATGCCCATTTGACGATTCTGGACAGGCTAATGGAAGAGCCTGCATTTTCCGGCTGGATGATAGCCACCAGCCCCGCGCTTTCGGCCATGGATCATTCCCGCTATGATGTTTGGATTTTGCGCTGCATAACGGATTGA
- the aat gene encoding leucyl/phenylalanyl-tRNA--protein transferase, with translation MRPPLAMSDAITPQLLLSAYAAGVFPMAESSTSDVLHWVDPQRRGIFDLDSFHISRSLSRRIARGGYSIRTNYDFEGVVAACADREETWINAEIFALYKALHQAGFAHSLEVWETEHLVGGVYGVAIGGAFFGESMFSRRTDASKLALAWLVHRLRAGGFTLFDAQFITPHLASLGAIEISRSAYHERLKQALPLDATFDPAGYAPTAQSVMQRKIQTS, from the coding sequence TTGCGCCCCCCGCTTGCTATGTCTGACGCAATAACCCCACAGCTTTTACTCTCGGCCTATGCGGCGGGGGTGTTTCCAATGGCGGAAAGCAGCACCTCTGATGTGCTCCATTGGGTTGATCCGCAACGCCGCGGCATTTTTGATCTGGACAGCTTCCACATCTCGCGCAGCCTGTCGCGGCGGATTGCGCGCGGCGGCTACTCCATTCGTACCAATTATGACTTTGAGGGCGTGGTTGCCGCCTGTGCCGACCGTGAGGAAACATGGATCAACGCTGAAATCTTCGCCCTTTACAAGGCACTGCATCAAGCGGGCTTTGCCCATAGCCTTGAGGTGTGGGAAACAGAACACCTGGTCGGTGGGGTCTATGGCGTGGCGATCGGCGGCGCATTTTTTGGCGAAAGCATGTTCTCACGCCGGACAGACGCCTCCAAGCTTGCCTTGGCGTGGCTGGTTCATCGTCTGCGAGCCGGTGGGTTCACGCTGTTTGACGCGCAGTTCATCACCCCGCATCTTGCCTCACTTGGCGCGATAGAGATTTCACGGAGCGCCTATCATGAACGGCTAAAACAAGCCCTTCCCTTGGATGCAACATTTGATCCTGCGGGCTATGCGCCCACCGCTCAATCCGTTATGCAGCGCAAAATCCAAACATCATAG